One genomic segment of Erpetoichthys calabaricus chromosome 7, fErpCal1.3, whole genome shotgun sequence includes these proteins:
- the hdhd2 gene encoding haloacid dehalogenase-like hydrolase domain-containing protein 2: MAGRRALKAVLVDLSGTLHVEDSAINGAQEALQRLRSSSLDVRFVTNTTKECKRTLFERLKKMEFGISEDEIFTSLSAARSLVEQKQLRPLLLVEDSALEDFEGIDTSDPNAVVIGLAPEHFNYQTMNRAFRLILDGAPLIAIHKARYYKRKDGLALGPGPFVTGLEYATDCTATVVGKPEKTFFLEALRGIGCAPEEAIMIGDDARDDVGGAQAAGMQGILVKTGKYRQGDEGKINPGPYVTCENFPQAVDHILENLS, translated from the exons ATGGCTGGCCGTCGTGCTTTGAAGGCCGTGTTGGTGGATCTCAGTGGCACTCTGCATGTGGAAGACTCGGCAATCAATGGGGCACAGGAGGCTCTTCAACG GTTGAGAAGCTCCTCTCTTGATGTGAGATTTgtgacaaacactacaaaagaaTGTAAAAGAACATTGTTCGAAAGACTGAAAAAGATGGAGTTTGGTATCAGTGAAGATGAAATTTTTACATCTTTGAGTGCAGCAAGGAGTTTGGTGGAACAGAAACAGCTCAGACCCCTGCTTCTGGTCGAAGACAGTGCACTAGAGGATTTTGAAG GGATTGATACCAGTGATCCCAATGCAGTTGTAATTGGATTAGCCCCTGAGCATTTCAACTATCAAACAATGAACAGAGCATTCCG GTTAATTCTTGATGGTGCTCCACTGATTGCAATCCACAAGGCTAGATACTATAAGAGGAAAGATGGTTTAGCCCTGGGACCTGGGCCTTTTGTGACTGGTCTAGAATATGCTACTGACTGCACAGCCACAGTCGTGGGAAAGCCAGAAAAAACTTTCTTTCTTGAGGCTCTCCGAGGCATTGGATGTGCTCCAGAGGAAGCCATTATGATTGGTGAT gATGCAAGAGATGATGTTGGTGGAGCACAAGCAGCTGGAATGCAGGGAATTCTAGTAAAGACTG gaaaatACAGACAAGGAGACGAAGGAAAAATAAATCCAGGACCTTACGTGACCTGTGAGAACTTTCCACAAGCAGTGGATCACATACTGGAAAATTTGAGCTAA